Part of the Halopseudomonas maritima genome, GGCGGCGATCACCAGCACGGCATCGTCCAGATCACTCGATTGATAGCCGCCTTCACGCACCGCGCCTTGGGTGCTGGCGACCAGCTCGCGCAATACTGGTTCGATCTCGGGTGCGACCACATACAAGGCAGCGCCTGCCTCACTCAGCAGGCGCGCTTTGCGCAGGGCGATTTCGCCACCGCCGACCACCAGCACGCGGCGGCCAGCCAAGTTATGAAACAGCGGCAGAAATTCCATACAGGTGCGTCTCGTTTACCAGGTCATAACGGCAAAGCGGGAGCTCAAGGCTCCCGCTTGGGGGTTGGTTCGGCCAGCTTAGCCGATGCGTTCGACGCCACCCATGTAGCTGCGCAGGGCTTGCGGCACTTCGATACTGCCATCGGCCTGCTGGTAGTTTTCCAGCACTGCCACGAGGGTACGCCCTACTGCCAGGCCTGAGCCGTTGAGCGTGTGCACCAGCTCCGGCTTGCCGGTTTCAGGGTTACGCCAGCGAGCCTGCATGCGGCGCGCCTGGAAATCACCACAGTTGGAGCAGGAGGAAATCTCGCGGTACTTGCCCTGGCTCGGAATCCAGACCTCCAGGTCATAGGTCTGCTGGGCGCTGAAGCCCATGTCGCCGGTGCACAGCGCCATGGCGCGGTATGGCAGTTCCAGACGCTTGAGCACATCTTCGGCGTGACCGGTCAGTTCTTCCAGTGCAGCAGCGGACTCCTGCGGGCGGACGATTTGCACCATCTCTACCTTGTCGAACTGGTGCTGGCGAATCATGCCGCGGGTATCACGACCGGCCGAGCCGGCTTCGCTGCGGAAGCACGGGGTATGGGCGGTCAGTTTGAGTGGCAGCTCCTCAGCACCGAGAATGCTCTGGCTGACGATGTTGGTCAGCGAGACCTCGGCAGTCGGGATCAGGTACAGGTCCCGTTGATCTTCACCACGGCTGATCTTGAACAGGTCTTCTTCAAACTTCGGCAGCTGACCGGTGCCCTGCAGCGCCTCGGCCTGCACCAGATAAGGCGTATAGGCCTCTTCATAGCCGTGTTCGTTGACGTGCAGATCCAGCATGAACTGCGCGAGCGCGCGGTGCAGTCGGGCAATCGGGCCGCGCATCAAGGCAAAGCGTGCGCCGGACAGCTTGGCGGCGGTCTCAAAATCCAGATAACCGTGTTGCTCGCCCAGCGCCACGTGGTCCTTTACCTCAAAGTCGAAGCTGCGCGGCGTGCCCCAGCGGCGCACTTCAACGTTCTCGTCTTCGCTCTCACCCACCGGCACAGATTCAGCCGGCAGGTTGGGCATGCTCAGCAGCAGCGCGTCCAGCTCCTGCTGGATGCCCTCAAGCTCCTGCTTGGCCTCAGCCAGCTCGGTGCCCATACGGTCGACATCGGCCAGCAGTGGCTGGATATCCTCACCGCGTGCCTTGGCCTGCCCGATCGACTTGGAGCGACTGTTGCGTTCGGCCTGCAGGGTTTCGGTGTGGGTCTGCACAGCCTTGCGGCGAGACTCCAGCGCATCGAGCTGGGCCAGATCCAGCGCAAAGCCACGGGTGGCCAGGCGCTCGGCGAGCAGTTGCGGTTGGGTACGAACGAGTTTGGCATCAAGCATGGGTGATCATCATCTTTTGCAGTTTCAGGTGACGGCTGGTCAGCGTGTCAGCGACAGCCCAGCCCAGGTGGCGAGCAGGCCGATACAGACACTGAGCAAAACATAGCCCAGAGCCAACAGGCCCTCGCCGTTCTCCAGCAGCCGCAGCGTATCCAGAGAAAAGGTCGAAAAGGTAGTAAAGGCGCCAAGCAAGCCGGTGACCAGCAATTGCCGCAGTACCGGCGAGAGCTCCGGGCGCTCCAGCCACAGGCCGTATAGTACACCGATCAGCAGGCATCCGAGCAGATTCACCAGCAAGGTGGGTAACGGAAACAGCTTGGGCCAGTGCGCCATGGACCACTGCGCCACGCCAAAGCGCGCCAGGGCACCTAGCGCCCCGCCCAGCATAACCGCCATACACAGCTTAATCATCCGACCTCCGTTGCCTGCTACTGGCGGCATCCAGGGCGCGCAGGTGTTGCAGCTTCTGAGCAATCTTCAATTCCAGGCCGCGTGGCACCGGCTGGTAATACTGACGCGGCTCAAGCGCTTCAGGGAAGTAATCTTCACCGGCGGCGTAGGCCTCCGGTTCATCGTGAGCATAGCGATAGCCATCGCTGTAGCCCAACTCCTTCATCAGCTTGGTCGGCGCGTTACGCAGATGCAGCGGTACCTCCAGCGAGCCCTGGCCGGCAACATCGCGCATTGCGCTGTTGAACGCGTTGTATACCGCGTTGCTCTTGGGTGCACAGGCCAGATAGGTGATTGCCTGGGCAACGGCCAGCTCACCCTCGGGACTGCCGAGACGCTCTTGTACGTCCCAGGCATTAAGGCACAACGTCAGCGCTCTGGGATCAGCGTTGCCGATATCTTCGCTGGCCATTCTTACCACGCGCCGGGCGATGTAGAGCGGGTCGCAGCCGCCGTCGAGCATGCGGGCAAACCAGTAAAGCGCCGCATCAGGGTTGGAGCCGCGCACAGATTTGTGCAAGGCCGAGATCTGATCGTAAAAGGCTTCGCCGCCCTTGTCGAAACGTCGGCGGTTGTCGCTGAGCAGCTCGCCGAGCAACTCCACCTCGATGACACCGCCCTGCTCCACCAGGTCGGCGGCAATCTCCAGCAAGTTCAGCAATCGCCGCGCGTCTCCGTCACTGGCATCGAGCAGCAACTGGCGCGCTTGCGGGCTGAGCTGCAACTGCAGTGCACCAAGGCCGCGCTCCATGTCCTCCAGGGCACGGTCCAGCAGCCCGCTCAAGGCTTCTTCGTCCAGGCCCTTGAGTACGTAGACCCGAGCGCGGGACAACAAGGCGTTGTTCAGCTCAAAGGACGGGTTTTCGGTGGTGGCGCCAATAAACAGCAGGGTGCCGTCTTCAACATAGGGCAGAAAGGCATCCTGCTGCGCCTTGTTGAAGCGGTGCACTTCATCAACAAACAGGATGGTCCGCCGCCCGTTGGCTGCGTAGTTCTGCCGAGCGATATCAACTGCCTGGCGAATATCCTTCACGCCGGCCAGGACCGCAGAGAGAGTTTCAAAGTGAGCGTCGGTAACGGTGGCGATCAGGCGGGCCAAGGTTGTCTTACCGACGCCGGGTGGCCCCCAGAAAATCATTGAGTGCAGTGCGCCCTGCTCCAACGCCGTGCGCAGCGGGCGGCCGGCGCCCAGCAGATGCGACTGGCCCGCGTATTCATCCAGATTGCGCGGGCGCATGCGCGCAGCCAGCGGCTCGCGCGGCGCCGGCGGCGCGAATAGACCGCCGTTATTCACTGATCACGTCGACCCCGTCCGGCACCTCGAACTGGAAGGTGTCGGCAGCAACCGGCTCGTTCAGCACCACATTCTGGAACAGAATATTGGTGCGCTGGCCAATCGGGTCGTTGAGCTGCATATCGTTGATCAGCCCATCACGGAAGGACAGGCGCAGGGTTTCAAACATGGTGTCGCTGGCCTTGGGCGTCAGCACAAAATCATCCACGGTGCCACCTTGGGTCCAGCGGATGCTGAAGTTGTCGGTCAGGGTGCTGACGTCGCCAGACAGCAGCAGCGCGGGGGTATGCGTCAGGCGCTGGTCCAGCTTTTGGATGGTGACCTGCATCAGGTCAGGATCATACAGCCAAACCTGCCCACCATCGGAGATGAGCACCTGCTCAAGTGGCGGATCAGTATGCCAGCGGAACTTGCCCGGACGCTGCAAGGTAACCTGCCCACGGGTTTCCTGCAGGCTGGAGCCATTGGAGCTGAGGGTCATTTGCGAGAAGTTACCGGTCAGCGTGTTGGCTGCCGACAGCAACTGATTCAAGCGCTCGGCGGCGGCCGCTTCGTCCTCAGCCATAGCTGGCGCGGCCAGCAGTGCAGCGCACAGCGCAATCCAGCGCCAGGCAGTGATGCGATTCAACATAAAGGGTTACTCCCCTCAATCCCGGACCGGCGGCGGTGCAATCACCTCGCGCGAGCCATTGGTGTTCATTGCGGTAACTACACCGGCCATTTCCATTGCTTCAATCATGCGGGCGGCCCGGTTGTAGCCAATCTTCAGTTTGCGCTGTACCGCAGAAATGGACGCGCGGCGGCTTTCGGTAACGAAGCGTACGGCCTCGTCGTAGAGCGCGTCTTCTTCGCTGTCATCGCCACCACCACCGCCGCCGTCATAGCTGCCGCCACCGGCCGAGTCGTCGGCGCCATCCAGAATGTCCTGAATGTAATCCGGCTCGCCCCGCTGCTTCCACTCATCGACCAGGCGGTGGACTTCGTCATCCGACACAAAGGCGCCATGGACCCGTACCGGCAGGCTGGTGCCCGGCGGCATGTACAGCATGTCGCCATGACCCAGCAGCTGCTCTGCCCCGCCCTGATCCAGAATGGTGCGCGAGTCGATTTTGCTGGATACCTGGAATGCCATACGGGTGGGAATGTTCGCCTTGATCAGACCTGTGATAACGTCCACCGAGGGACGCTGGGTGGCCAGAATCAGGTGAATGCCGGCTGCCCGCGCCTTCTGCGCGATACGCGCAATCAGTTCCTCAACCTTCTTGCCGACGATCATCATCATGTCGGCAAACTCGTCGATTACCACTACGATCACCGGCAGCGATTCGAGTTCCGGCGCCTCGTCTTCCATGCTCTCACGACGATACAGCGGATCAGTCAATGGCGTACCGGCCTTGGCGGCGTCTTTCACCTTGCGGTTGAAGCCCGCCAGGTTGCGCACGCCCATGGCGGCCATCAACTTGTAGCGACGCTCCATCTCGGCAACACACCAGCGCAGCGCGTTGGACGCTTCCTTCATGTCGGTAACAACTGGTGCGAGCAGGTGCGGAATGCCCTCGTAGATCGACAGCTCCAGCATTTTCGGGTCGACCATGATCAGGCGAACCTCGGCGGGCGTGGCCTTGAACAGGATGCTCAGCAGCATGGCGTTAACGCCGACCGACTTACCCGAGCCCGTGGTACCCGCCACCAGCAGGTGGGGCATCTTGGCCAGATCAGCCATCACCGGGTGGCCACCGATGTCGTGGCCCAGCGCCAGGGTGACGGGTGATTGAGCCTCGTCAAACTCGCGGGTTTCCAGCACCTCGGAGAGACGCACGATTTCGCGGTCTTCGTTGGGAATCTCGATGCCCACGGTCGTCTTGCCCGGAATAACCTCCACCACCCGCACGCTGATCACCGCCAGCGAACGCGCCAAATCCTTGGCCAGGTTGGAAATTTTGCTGACCTTCACGCCGGGAGCAGGCTGAATTTCAAAGCGGGTAATCACCGGACCGGGCTGAACCTTCTCCACCTCGGCTTCAACGCCAAAGTCCTTGAGCTTAAGCTCCAGCAGGCGCGACATGCCCTCCAGTGACTCGGCAGAAAACCCCTTGGTTTTCTTGCTCGGCGGATCCAGCAGGCCAATCGGCGGCAGCGAGCCAGGGTCGGAGGTATTGCTGAACAGCGTGGATTGTTTTTCCTTCTGGCTGCGCACGCTGGCCTCGGCGGGTTTGGTGTCCAGCGGCACGATTTCCGGCGGGGTGCGCGTTTCGCGGGCAGCCACGTGACGAGCCAGCGCTTCCTGGCGCTGCGCCTTGGAGGCATCCGCTCGGCGCTGCTCCTCCGCGCTGAACGCGGGCTCCTTACGCGGTGCGGGGGTACGACTCTCACGCGAAGGTGCCAGGGGGTCTACTCGCGCATCGGCTCGACGTGTCCGCCAGCCCTGCCAGGCACGCTTGAGCAGGTCAAACAAGTCCAGGGTGAGCTTGCCGGTCAGGTCCATCACCTTCAGCCAAGAGAGGTTGGTGAACACCGTCAGACCAAACAGAAACAGGGTCAAAAACAGCAGCGTGCTGCCCTGCAGGTTAAGCACCGGCCGACTCAGGCCGCTGAGCAGCTCACCGAGAATGCCGCCGGCACCGGCGCCTTCCGGGAAATTGGCCCCGGGCGTGCCGTGCAGCGCCGCCAGCGCGGTGCCAGCAAACAGCGTGAGCACAAACCCGATCAGGCGCCAGGAGAACAGCCAGCCGTTCCAGATCATCGGCTGATGGCGGCGGCGAAACATCTGATACACCTTGACGGCAACAATCAGCGGAAACAGAAAGGCCAGATAACCCAGCGTCAGCAAGAGTACATCGGCAATCCAGGCGCCCATGCGTCCACCCGCGTTCTGCACATCAGCAACGCTGCCGCTGCGCGTCCAGCCAGGGTCTGCAGCATCAAAGGTGAACAACGCCATGCACAGATACAGGCACAGGGCGATCATCGCCAGCAGCGCGCCCTCGCGCAGACGCAGCGAAAGCTGCTCGCGCCAGGCCAACGGTGTTTTTGGGGCTGCAGTATCCTTCAAAACAGAGCTTCCATCACAGGTGAGGCGGCCATTGTACGGCCTGAGTCGACCGAATTCACAACCGCAGTGCACAATACAGAGCAAGCAGACCATCGCCGCGCCGGGTCGTTCCCCGTGAACAGGTCGCTTTATTCATTGGGGACAATAACTTATAACCTGTATCTGATAAACCGTTTGAATAATCGAAGACGTGCTGCCCCATTCCACCCGCCCTGCGGAATCGATCTGCACTTCATGAGCACTCTCGCACATGCCACCACTGACCTGGCTCACCGCTGACAATCAAGACTTTCCCGCCGTGGAGCGCGCTTTTGCCGAGCCCAACGGGCTACTGGCGGCCGGCGGCGATCTGAGGCCGCAGCGCCTGCTTAGCGCCTATCGCCAAGGCATCTTTCCCTGGTTTTCGCCAGGTCAGCCGATCCTATGGTGGAGCCCGGATCCGCGCACCGTGCTGCACCCTTCCGACCTGCACGTCTCGCGCAGCATGCGCAAGCTGATGCGCCAGACCCACCTGCGCGTCGAGTTTGACCGTAACTTTCCCGCGGTTATCGCTGCCTGCGCCGCCCCCAGGCAAGGCGCTAGCGGCACCTGGATTACCGAAACCATGCAGTCGGCCTATATCGCGCTGCACCGGCTTGGTCACGCCCATTGTGTGGAGGTGTATCAGGACGAGCAATTGGTTGGCGGCCTCTATGGGATAGCGCTGGGCCGCGTGTTCTTTGGCGAATCCATGTTCAGCCGGATCGACAACGCCTCCAAGCTAGCCTTTATCACCCTGGTGCAACAGCTGGAACAGTGGGGATTTGAGCTGATCGACTGTCAGATGCCAACCGACCACCTGTTCAGCCTCGGAGCCAGCAGCCTGCCGCGCGCCCAGTTCAGCGCCGAGCTGGCGCGACTATGCCCGGCAGGCGCCCCCTCGGCCTGGGGTGGCACACTGCGTTGACGGCACTGCCTGCGGTCGTATACTCGACAGATTGTTGTCCGGGAGACGTCATGACCGACCTGTCGCAGCTCAAGTTTTATGCCACGCACCCCCACCCTTGCAGCTATCTGCAGGAGGAGCGCGCGACCACGCTGTTTCTGGACCCGCAACAACCGATCGACCTGGATACCTACAGCCACCTCTCCGAGCTGGGGTTTCGGCGCAGTGGCGACCACCTTTACCGTCCTCACTGCAAGCAGTGCAATGCCTGCATTCCGGCACGCATTCCAGCGGCTGCGTTTACCGCCAGTAGCAGCCAAAAGCGCATCATCAAACGCAATAGCGACCTTGAGGTGAGCGAGCTGAAGGCCGAGGCGACCGACGAGATCTATGGGCTGTACGAGCGCTACATCAACGCGCGCCATGCCGACGGCGACATGTTCCCGCCCAGCCGTGAACAGTTCACCTCCTTCCTGGCCAAGGATTGGGAGTTTTGCCGCTTTCATGCCTTCCGCGAGCAAGGCACCCTGGTCGCCATTGCGGTGACCGATCACATGCGCAACGGCCTGTCTGCGGTCTACACCTTCTTTGACCCCGATCAACCGCGGCGCAGTCTGGGCCGCTACGCCATCCTCTGGCAGATCGAAGAAACCAGGCGCTTGGGGCTGGACGCGGTTTATCTGGGCTACTGGATAAAAAACTGCCGAAAAATGAACTACAAGACCGAATACCGCCCGCTGGAGATGCTCGTCAACCAGCGCTGGATTCGTCTGAGCTGAGCTGGCTATACAGCGACACACAGCGCCCCTGAGTACAAAAAATCCCCGTCAAACTTGGCGCTTGCGCTGTTTTCAGGCACAATTGGCCACCTTTTTTGTGGGTACTCTCTGCCACCCACCCGAATTTCACCCCGAGAGGTTGTTGCTTAATGGCAAAAGAAGACAGCATTGAAATGGAAGGCACCATCATCGACACCCTGCCGAACACCATGTTCCGCGTTGAACTGGAAAACGGCCATGTCGTGACTGCCCACATTTCAGGCAAGATGCGTAAAAACTACATCCGCATCCTGACTGGCGACAAGGTACGTGTTGAACTGACCCCCTACGACCTGACCAAAGGTCGCATCACCTACCGCGCCCGCTGACAGTCTATCCCGCCGGGCCCCCTCCCCGCCCGGCCGACTACCCCCACCCAGCCGATCTTACCCATAACCCGAACCTATCGGGTTTTCGCGCTGCCGTCAGCTGACGCGGTTGCGCGCACAAAAAAACCCGCTCTTCAGAGCGGGTTTTTTATCAAGCGACCAGCAATCAGCGGGGCATGTAGCGACCCAGCTCGTGCTTGCCGATAGCGGCGCGGTGCACTTCATCCGGGCCGTCAGCCAGACGCAGGGTGCGCTGCATGGCGTACATGTGTGCCAACGGGAAGTCATCGGACACACCAGCACCACCGTGCATCTGGATAGCGCGGTCAATCAC contains:
- the serS gene encoding serine--tRNA ligase, whose product is MLDAKLVRTQPQLLAERLATRGFALDLAQLDALESRRKAVQTHTETLQAERNSRSKSIGQAKARGEDIQPLLADVDRMGTELAEAKQELEGIQQELDALLLSMPNLPAESVPVGESEDENVEVRRWGTPRSFDFEVKDHVALGEQHGYLDFETAAKLSGARFALMRGPIARLHRALAQFMLDLHVNEHGYEEAYTPYLVQAEALQGTGQLPKFEEDLFKISRGEDQRDLYLIPTAEVSLTNIVSQSILGAEELPLKLTAHTPCFRSEAGSAGRDTRGMIRQHQFDKVEMVQIVRPQESAAALEELTGHAEDVLKRLELPYRAMALCTGDMGFSAQQTYDLEVWIPSQGKYREISSCSNCGDFQARRMQARWRNPETGKPELVHTLNGSGLAVGRTLVAVLENYQQADGSIEVPQALRSYMGGVERIG
- the lolA gene encoding outer membrane lipoprotein chaperone LolA encodes the protein MLNRITAWRWIALCAALLAAPAMAEDEAAAAERLNQLLSAANTLTGNFSQMTLSSNGSSLQETRGQVTLQRPGKFRWHTDPPLEQVLISDGGQVWLYDPDLMQVTIQKLDQRLTHTPALLLSGDVSTLTDNFSIRWTQGGTVDDFVLTPKASDTMFETLRLSFRDGLINDMQLNDPIGQRTNILFQNVVLNEPVAADTFQFEVPDGVDVISE
- the infA gene encoding translation initiation factor IF-1; this translates as MAKEDSIEMEGTIIDTLPNTMFRVELENGHVVTAHISGKMRKNYIRILTGDKVRVELTPYDLTKGRITYRAR
- a CDS encoding arginyltransferase, with the protein product MTDLSQLKFYATHPHPCSYLQEERATTLFLDPQQPIDLDTYSHLSELGFRRSGDHLYRPHCKQCNACIPARIPAAAFTASSSQKRIIKRNSDLEVSELKAEATDEIYGLYERYINARHADGDMFPPSREQFTSFLAKDWEFCRFHAFREQGTLVAIAVTDHMRNGLSAVYTFFDPDQPRRSLGRYAILWQIEETRRLGLDAVYLGYWIKNCRKMNYKTEYRPLEMLVNQRWIRLS
- the crcB gene encoding fluoride efflux transporter CrcB — translated: MIKLCMAVMLGGALGALARFGVAQWSMAHWPKLFPLPTLLVNLLGCLLIGVLYGLWLERPELSPVLRQLLVTGLLGAFTTFSTFSLDTLRLLENGEGLLALGYVLLSVCIGLLATWAGLSLTR
- the aat gene encoding leucyl/phenylalanyl-tRNA--protein transferase, with translation MPPLTWLTADNQDFPAVERAFAEPNGLLAAGGDLRPQRLLSAYRQGIFPWFSPGQPILWWSPDPRTVLHPSDLHVSRSMRKLMRQTHLRVEFDRNFPAVIAACAAPRQGASGTWITETMQSAYIALHRLGHAHCVEVYQDEQLVGGLYGIALGRVFFGESMFSRIDNASKLAFITLVQQLEQWGFELIDCQMPTDHLFSLGASSLPRAQFSAELARLCPAGAPSAWGGTLR
- a CDS encoding replication-associated recombination protein A, with the protein product MRPRNLDEYAGQSHLLGAGRPLRTALEQGALHSMIFWGPPGVGKTTLARLIATVTDAHFETLSAVLAGVKDIRQAVDIARQNYAANGRRTILFVDEVHRFNKAQQDAFLPYVEDGTLLFIGATTENPSFELNNALLSRARVYVLKGLDEEALSGLLDRALEDMERGLGALQLQLSPQARQLLLDASDGDARRLLNLLEIAADLVEQGGVIEVELLGELLSDNRRRFDKGGEAFYDQISALHKSVRGSNPDAALYWFARMLDGGCDPLYIARRVVRMASEDIGNADPRALTLCLNAWDVQERLGSPEGELAVAQAITYLACAPKSNAVYNAFNSAMRDVAGQGSLEVPLHLRNAPTKLMKELGYSDGYRYAHDEPEAYAAGEDYFPEALEPRQYYQPVPRGLELKIAQKLQHLRALDAASSRQRRSDD
- a CDS encoding DNA translocase FtsK, with the protein product MKDTAAPKTPLAWREQLSLRLREGALLAMIALCLYLCMALFTFDAADPGWTRSGSVADVQNAGGRMGAWIADVLLLTLGYLAFLFPLIVAVKVYQMFRRRHQPMIWNGWLFSWRLIGFVLTLFAGTALAALHGTPGANFPEGAGAGGILGELLSGLSRPVLNLQGSTLLFLTLFLFGLTVFTNLSWLKVMDLTGKLTLDLFDLLKRAWQGWRTRRADARVDPLAPSRESRTPAPRKEPAFSAEEQRRADASKAQRQEALARHVAARETRTPPEIVPLDTKPAEASVRSQKEKQSTLFSNTSDPGSLPPIGLLDPPSKKTKGFSAESLEGMSRLLELKLKDFGVEAEVEKVQPGPVITRFEIQPAPGVKVSKISNLAKDLARSLAVISVRVVEVIPGKTTVGIEIPNEDREIVRLSEVLETREFDEAQSPVTLALGHDIGGHPVMADLAKMPHLLVAGTTGSGKSVGVNAMLLSILFKATPAEVRLIMVDPKMLELSIYEGIPHLLAPVVTDMKEASNALRWCVAEMERRYKLMAAMGVRNLAGFNRKVKDAAKAGTPLTDPLYRRESMEDEAPELESLPVIVVVIDEFADMMMIVGKKVEELIARIAQKARAAGIHLILATQRPSVDVITGLIKANIPTRMAFQVSSKIDSRTILDQGGAEQLLGHGDMLYMPPGTSLPVRVHGAFVSDDEVHRLVDEWKQRGEPDYIQDILDGADDSAGGGSYDGGGGGGDDSEEDALYDEAVRFVTESRRASISAVQRKLKIGYNRAARMIEAMEMAGVVTAMNTNGSREVIAPPPVRD